A region of the Denitrificimonas caeni genome:
ACCCACGAAGGAGTCTCGCTTATGTCCATTAATGTGGAAGATTATTTCGCACCCGCTACATTTAACAAAATGAAGGCGTTTGCTGATCAGCATGAAACACCATTTGTCGTTATTGATACCGCAACCATTGCGCGTGCCTACGATGAAATTGCTGATAACTTCCCCTTTGCAAAAATTTACTATGCAGTCAAAGCCAACCCTGCGGTTGAAATCACTGAGCTGCTCAATAACAAAGGCTCCAGCTTTGATATCGCCTCAATTTATGAGCTCGATAAAGTGCTGTCGTGTGGTGTGACGCCTGAGCAAATCAGCTTTGGTAACACCATTAAAAAAGCCCGTGATGTGCGTTACTTTTATGAAAAAGGTGTGCGCATGTTCGCCACTGACTCAGAAGCAGACTTGCGTAATATCGCTAAAGCCGCACCGGGCTCTAAAGTTTATGTGCGCATTTTAACTGAAGGTTCAGGCTCGGCTGATTGGCCGCTGTCACGTAAGTTTGGCTGCCAAACCGATATGGCCATGGACTTGTTAGTGCTGGCGCGAGAGCTTGGCTTAGTGCCTTATGGCGTCTCTTTCCATGTCGGTTCACAGCAGCGTGAAATCGGCTCATGGGATGCGGCGATTGGTAAAGTGAAAATCATTTTTGAACGTTTGCTCAATGAAGATGGCATTCGCTTGCAAATGATCAATATGGGCGGCGGTTTTCCGGCCAACTATTTGAACAAAACCAATACGCTTGAAGCTTACGCTGAAGAAATCACCCGTTTCTTAAAAGAAGATTTTGGTGATGAATTACCCGAGATTATTCTGGAACCGGGCCGTTCGTTGATTGCTAACGCCGGTATTTTGGTCAGTGAAGTGGTGCTGGTTTCACGCAAATCGCGCACCGCGGTGGAGCGCTGGGTGTTTACCGATGTGGGTAAGTTCTCAGGCTTGATTGAAACACTGGACGAGTCGATTAAGTTTCCGATTTGGACAGAAAAGCAGGGCGAGCTGGAAGATGTGGTGATTGCCGGCCCTACCTGTGACAGCGCCGATATTATGTACGAGAACTACAAATACGGTTTACCATTGAACTTGGCCAGTGAAGACCGCTTGTACTGGTTGTCGACTGGTGCGTACACCACCAGTTACAGCTCGGTAGAGTTTAATGGCTTCCCGCCGTTGAGGTCCTATTACTTGTAAGCCTATCAAACTAAAACCCCCGCTAGCACTGAGTGTTAGCGGGG
Encoded here:
- a CDS encoding type III PLP-dependent enzyme — its product is MSINVEDYFAPATFNKMKAFADQHETPFVVIDTATIARAYDEIADNFPFAKIYYAVKANPAVEITELLNNKGSSFDIASIYELDKVLSCGVTPEQISFGNTIKKARDVRYFYEKGVRMFATDSEADLRNIAKAAPGSKVYVRILTEGSGSADWPLSRKFGCQTDMAMDLLVLARELGLVPYGVSFHVGSQQREIGSWDAAIGKVKIIFERLLNEDGIRLQMINMGGGFPANYLNKTNTLEAYAEEITRFLKEDFGDELPEIILEPGRSLIANAGILVSEVVLVSRKSRTAVERWVFTDVGKFSGLIETLDESIKFPIWTEKQGELEDVVIAGPTCDSADIMYENYKYGLPLNLASEDRLYWLSTGAYTTSYSSVEFNGFPPLRSYYL